From one Catenulispora sp. GP43 genomic stretch:
- a CDS encoding 4'-phosphopantetheinyl transferase superfamily protein has protein sequence MAVTAVRVWRAALDQDGDPHRWLSHEERARAARYASPAEGRRFAVARAVLRSVLGEACGLAPDEVAIATEDGGRPIIDPCDGRTPPDFNVSHSGRWALIAVAPPGRRVGVDLEWDGRDVDCLAMARTMFQPCEAERLARLEGEWRRREFFRLWTAKEAYVKADGAGVAGLRAVLVDGATARSSAPSAGFPAELPVRWFSAAPGYPAALVVSGGVTPFELCDRFLES, from the coding sequence GTGGCTGTGACCGCGGTCCGGGTCTGGCGCGCCGCGCTGGACCAGGACGGGGATCCGCACCGGTGGCTCAGCCACGAGGAACGAGCGCGCGCCGCCCGATACGCGAGCCCCGCTGAGGGGCGCCGATTCGCGGTGGCGCGCGCTGTTCTGCGCTCGGTGCTGGGGGAGGCCTGCGGCCTGGCCCCGGACGAGGTGGCGATCGCCACCGAGGACGGTGGACGGCCGATCATCGACCCCTGCGACGGCCGCACGCCGCCGGACTTCAACGTGTCCCATTCCGGGCGCTGGGCGTTGATCGCCGTGGCGCCGCCGGGCCGGCGGGTCGGCGTGGACCTGGAGTGGGACGGCCGGGACGTGGACTGCCTGGCCATGGCGCGGACGATGTTCCAGCCCTGCGAAGCCGAGCGCCTGGCCCGGCTGGAGGGGGAGTGGCGGCGGCGGGAGTTCTTCCGGCTGTGGACCGCCAAAGAGGCCTACGTCAAAGCCGACGGCGCCGGTGTCGCCGGGCTGCGCGCCGTCCTGGTGGACGGCGCGACAGCGCGGTCGTCGGCGCCGTCGGCGGGCTTCCCTGCTGAGCTGCCCGTCCGGTGGTTCTCCGCCGCACCCGGCTATCCGGCGGCGCTTGTGGTGTCTGGCGGGGTCACACCATTCGAGCTCTGCGACCGATTCCTCGAAAGCTGA
- a CDS encoding condensation domain-containing protein, translating into MTGTAQDTKTGALGLGQRYIWLRHHQLPAEARHDAHIVTRFPLPPGLSVPQIRTALGHLVRRHEALRTTYHHDADADPWQRVHPAGPVRLVQATVEQDGSPPPAAVVQELATAPFELAADWPLRACVITDGGTPRQLVVVMNHMAFDAWSVDRFERELEVLGTALATRRPASLEPVRYQPLHLVGHEGEAAFQDRHEQAAEFWREQAARLSSDLFARRRRGPADPTAATLTSPAALSASRQLADRAGLWPSLVHVAVFTALAAAYTGDGLVPHWNFHGNRGEDAYSDVLTCRFSPLLLIVDGRDDPPFSELLKRVAEQTEAVRDHTALGYDEMLEILACAGAIRGRDLRVGSELNFLSHTARTAGVRRTTFVRNAAPTAWAAFGSDVYLRVTELRDAVSVNLQASGAVMDAETVERFLRGYEAVLLALAEPDSDLRISEISTLAGFGEPAAATPDRTVAGTMETAGAETLLELRGAIGRAMDICADMLDLDSAYVPNGGRVLRLPRVLDLLHERGYGGLTLHDLAGGTPLRVLANQLSRNRSQSSNGVTPPDTTSAAG; encoded by the coding sequence GTGACGGGGACGGCTCAGGACACGAAGACCGGCGCGTTGGGACTGGGCCAGCGCTACATCTGGCTGCGGCACCACCAACTGCCCGCCGAGGCGCGCCACGACGCGCACATCGTCACCCGCTTCCCGCTGCCGCCGGGGCTGTCCGTGCCGCAGATCCGGACGGCGCTGGGCCACCTGGTGCGGCGGCACGAGGCGCTGCGGACCACCTACCACCACGACGCGGACGCCGATCCGTGGCAGCGCGTGCATCCGGCCGGGCCGGTGCGGCTGGTCCAGGCCACGGTCGAGCAGGACGGCAGCCCGCCGCCGGCCGCCGTGGTCCAGGAACTGGCCACGGCCCCGTTCGAGCTGGCCGCCGACTGGCCGCTGCGGGCGTGTGTGATCACCGACGGCGGCACGCCGCGCCAGCTGGTGGTCGTCATGAACCACATGGCCTTCGACGCCTGGAGCGTGGACCGCTTCGAGCGGGAGCTGGAGGTGCTGGGCACGGCGCTGGCCACCCGCCGGCCGGCCAGTCTGGAGCCGGTGCGCTACCAGCCGCTGCACTTGGTCGGCCACGAGGGCGAGGCCGCGTTCCAGGACCGGCACGAGCAGGCCGCGGAGTTCTGGCGGGAGCAGGCGGCGCGCCTGAGCTCCGATCTGTTCGCCCGGCGCCGCCGCGGCCCGGCGGACCCGACCGCGGCCACCCTGACCTCCCCCGCGGCCCTTTCCGCCAGTCGGCAGCTGGCGGACCGGGCCGGACTGTGGCCCTCGCTCGTGCACGTCGCGGTGTTCACCGCACTGGCCGCGGCCTACACCGGCGACGGCCTGGTCCCGCACTGGAACTTCCACGGCAACCGCGGCGAGGACGCCTACAGCGATGTGCTGACGTGCCGGTTCTCGCCGCTGCTGCTGATCGTGGACGGCCGGGACGATCCGCCGTTCTCCGAGCTGCTGAAGCGGGTCGCCGAGCAGACCGAAGCGGTCCGCGACCACACCGCGCTCGGCTATGACGAGATGCTGGAGATCCTGGCCTGCGCCGGCGCCATCCGGGGCCGGGATCTGCGGGTCGGCTCGGAACTCAACTTCCTGAGTCACACCGCGCGCACCGCGGGGGTCCGCCGCACGACCTTCGTGCGGAACGCGGCACCGACCGCCTGGGCCGCGTTCGGATCGGACGTGTACCTGCGGGTCACCGAGCTGCGCGACGCGGTCTCGGTGAACCTGCAGGCCTCCGGCGCGGTGATGGACGCCGAGACCGTCGAGCGCTTCCTGCGCGGGTACGAGGCGGTGCTGCTGGCCCTGGCCGAGCCGGACTCGGATCTGCGGATCAGCGAGATCTCGACCCTGGCCGGCTTCGGCGAACCCGCGGCGGCGACTCCAGACCGCACGGTGGCAGGCACCATGGAGACGGCCGGCGCGGAAACCTTGCTGGAGCTGCGCGGCGCCATCGGCCGCGCGATGGACATCTGCGCCGACATGCTCGACCTGGACTCGGCCTATGTGCCGAACGGCGGCCGGGTGCTGCGCCTGCCGCGCGTGCTGGACCTGCTCCACGAGCGCGGCTACGGCGGCCTGACGCTGCACGATCTGGCCGGCGGGACTCCGCTGCGGGTGCTGGCGAATCAGCTTTCGAGGAATCGGTCGCAGAGCTCGAATGGTGTGACCCCGCCAGACACCACAAGCGCCGCCGGATAG
- a CDS encoding acyl carrier protein: MSDSIQTKKQISEFIHGRFPQAEINDSDDIFALGFVNSLFAMELVMFIEKTFSITVPNDELKIDSFRTVELMADLVGRQKVLA, encoded by the coding sequence ATGTCCGACTCGATCCAGACCAAGAAGCAGATATCCGAGTTCATCCACGGCCGTTTCCCGCAGGCTGAGATCAACGACTCCGACGACATCTTCGCGCTCGGATTCGTGAATTCCCTGTTCGCCATGGAACTGGTGATGTTCATCGAGAAGACCTTCTCCATCACCGTCCCCAACGACGAGCTGAAGATCGACAGCTTCCGCACCGTGGAGCTGATGGCGGACCTGGTCGGCCGGCAGAAGGTCCTGGCATGA
- a CDS encoding thioesterase II family protein, whose product MSTERWLPFPRPPGEVRLYCVPHAGGGASSFRPWIGAMPGVAVCPLQPPAREARFRDEPIRAMERMAAEIADVVQDSADGPYAVYGHSLGALTAFETVRELRRRNAQIPMPVHLFVSGCPAPQIRDSLLPNVHDASDEEVVALLRRLGGTPDSLLDDPGLLGLILPAIRADLEVKETYRYTAEASLEVPLTVLGADDDPRAGAAGTAAWREQAAGGFALHTVGQGHFAVFEQAQITHKYLLEALTPWL is encoded by the coding sequence ATGAGCACCGAGCGCTGGCTTCCGTTCCCGCGCCCGCCGGGCGAGGTCCGGTTGTACTGCGTCCCGCACGCCGGCGGCGGCGCCTCGTCCTTCCGGCCCTGGATCGGCGCCATGCCCGGCGTAGCGGTCTGCCCGCTGCAACCTCCGGCGCGCGAGGCCCGGTTCCGTGACGAGCCGATCCGCGCCATGGAGCGCATGGCGGCCGAGATCGCGGACGTGGTGCAGGACAGTGCCGACGGACCGTACGCGGTCTACGGCCACAGTCTCGGCGCCCTGACCGCCTTCGAGACCGTCCGCGAGCTCCGCCGCCGGAATGCACAGATACCGATGCCGGTGCACCTGTTCGTCTCCGGCTGCCCGGCGCCGCAGATCCGGGACAGCCTGCTGCCGAACGTCCACGACGCCTCCGACGAGGAGGTCGTGGCGCTGCTGCGGCGCCTCGGCGGGACACCGGACAGCCTGCTGGACGACCCGGGCCTGCTCGGGCTGATCCTGCCGGCGATCCGCGCGGACCTGGAGGTGAAGGAGACCTACCGCTACACCGCCGAGGCGTCGCTGGAGGTGCCGCTGACCGTGCTGGGCGCCGACGACGACCCGCGGGCCGGCGCCGCCGGCACGGCGGCCTGGCGCGAGCAGGCGGCCGGCGGCTTCGCCCTGCACACCGTGGGACAGGGACACTTCGCAGTGTTCGAGCAAGCCCAGATCACCCACAAGTACCTGCTGGAGGCCCTGACCCCGTGGCTGTGA
- a CDS encoding sterol desaturase family protein produces MELDRPTRPLLTYGTYPALAAVTAAALWAALRWNLDRDAVIGVLTAVTIVTVFTVERVNPLHERWSMTKDGFLGRDLPFIGLAVVVEQLATAGVGLVAAATMPRNGFGPLARTPLLAQAVFALVALDLLWYGYHRAAHTISRLWRVHGLHHSPSQLYVLMHQVFHPFDLLVSRFVISLIVFKTTGISPDAAFIAIAVLGLQQTVSHVNSDLRVGKLNHVLIGAETHRYHHGAQERGNYGSVVAIWDIVFGTFLYEPRRVPDAFGLEDPGSFPDPRRFHAALAWPFTP; encoded by the coding sequence ATGGAACTCGACAGGCCGACGAGGCCGCTGCTCACCTACGGTACCTATCCCGCACTCGCTGCCGTCACCGCTGCCGCCCTGTGGGCCGCCCTGCGATGGAATCTGGATCGCGACGCCGTCATCGGCGTGCTGACCGCGGTGACCATCGTCACCGTGTTCACAGTCGAGCGCGTCAATCCCCTCCACGAACGCTGGTCCATGACCAAGGACGGCTTCCTCGGCCGGGACCTGCCGTTCATCGGACTGGCCGTCGTCGTCGAGCAGCTGGCTACCGCCGGTGTGGGCCTGGTCGCGGCGGCGACCATGCCCCGGAACGGCTTCGGCCCCCTCGCCCGGACGCCCCTGCTCGCTCAGGCGGTGTTCGCTCTGGTCGCGCTGGACCTGCTCTGGTACGGCTACCATCGCGCCGCCCACACGATCTCCCGGCTCTGGCGCGTCCACGGCCTGCACCACTCGCCGTCCCAGCTCTATGTCCTGATGCACCAGGTCTTCCACCCGTTCGATCTGCTGGTCTCGCGCTTCGTGATCTCGCTGATCGTCTTCAAGACCACAGGGATCTCGCCGGACGCGGCCTTCATCGCGATCGCCGTGCTCGGCCTGCAACAGACGGTCAGCCACGTGAACAGCGACCTGCGCGTCGGCAAGCTCAACCACGTCCTCATCGGCGCCGAGACGCACCGCTATCACCATGGGGCGCAAGAACGTGGCAACTACGGCTCGGTGGTCGCGATCTGGGACATCGTCTTCGGCACGTTCCTCTACGAGCCGCGCCGCGTTCCGGACGCGTTCGGCTTGGAGGACCCCGGTTCGTTCCCGGATCCGCGCCGCTTCCACGCCGCGTTGGCCTGGCCCTTCACCCCCTAG
- a CDS encoding helix-turn-helix domain-containing protein has product MDATRLSSPADPVAGHLARFAAIHGAPVSPPEATWEVLRAAGMDRPGLAFAAWAEITVLGGLVGPIAVNSPDIGSLLDDLERFHPMFGREQILLARRPQAVSLSLRAPDGGPADPDTVEACFALLCRIVRSIAGDGAGPSRVALRRARPEDISDYDRAFAGPVAFGQPADVCVFTSESLHMPVPDADTVVRSMLRPYAERRIAHQRVPWATAVTDLLRDAPQPSLAAAARALAVSPRTLQTRLTQEGTSFAALADDLRRERALTLLSQPDLAVTAIAARLGFSTPSALTRAFRRWTGMAPSDYRREAGVF; this is encoded by the coding sequence TTGGACGCAACCCGCTTGTCCTCACCCGCGGATCCCGTCGCGGGCCACCTCGCCCGGTTCGCCGCGATCCACGGCGCGCCGGTCTCACCCCCGGAGGCGACGTGGGAGGTGCTCCGCGCGGCTGGTATGGACCGGCCCGGCCTGGCGTTCGCGGCGTGGGCCGAGATCACCGTGCTCGGCGGGCTGGTCGGTCCGATCGCCGTCAACAGCCCCGACATCGGCTCGCTGCTCGACGACCTGGAACGCTTCCATCCGATGTTCGGCCGGGAACAGATCCTCCTGGCGCGGCGGCCGCAGGCGGTGTCCCTGTCCCTGCGCGCGCCGGATGGCGGGCCCGCGGACCCCGACACGGTTGAGGCGTGCTTCGCGCTGTTGTGCCGGATCGTCCGCTCCATCGCCGGCGACGGGGCCGGCCCGTCCCGTGTGGCGCTGCGCCGAGCCCGGCCGGAGGACATCAGCGACTACGACAGGGCCTTCGCCGGACCGGTCGCGTTCGGTCAGCCTGCCGATGTCTGCGTCTTCACGAGCGAGTCGTTGCACATGCCTGTCCCGGATGCCGACACCGTTGTGCGCTCGATGCTTCGGCCCTACGCCGAACGCCGCATCGCCCACCAGCGGGTGCCTTGGGCGACGGCTGTCACCGATCTGCTCCGAGACGCACCGCAGCCCAGCCTCGCAGCGGCCGCCCGCGCCCTGGCTGTCAGCCCCCGTACTCTCCAGACCAGGCTCACGCAGGAGGGCACATCGTTCGCCGCCCTGGCCGACGACCTCCGGCGGGAGCGCGCACTGACGCTCCTGTCCCAGCCAGACCTGGCGGTCACGGCGATCGCGGCCCGGCTCGGCTTCTCGACGCCCTCGGCGCTCACCCGGGCCTTCCGGCGGTGGACGGGCATGGCGCCCTCGGACTATCGGCGCGAGGCAGGGGTCTTTTAG
- a CDS encoding HAD-IIIC family phosphatase, whose protein sequence is MTKPKQGRIKCVVWDLDNTLWDGILLEDENVVLRSDVVAQIHRLDGLGVLHSVASRNDPETALAKLKAFGLQDMFLHPQIGWGAKSESVAYIAKALNLGLDAFAFVDDQEFELAEVGHAHPDVLCVDVADLAEQLARPEFHPRFVTDESAQRRLMYLAQATRDDIERDFSGTNDEFLASLDMTFVIAPARTEDLQRAEELTIRTNQLNSTGRTYSYDELDELRESKNHLLLVASLEDKFGTYGKVGLTLVEKGDDGVWKLLMLLMSCRVMSRGVGSVLLNHVMGQAFEAGAELHADFVETGRNRMMQITYAFAGFTEISREGTLAVLKADMARLQPPAPYVKLVTVDEDGTEHVFGPGAADRA, encoded by the coding sequence ATGACCAAGCCGAAGCAGGGCCGGATCAAGTGCGTGGTCTGGGACCTGGACAACACCCTGTGGGACGGGATCCTGCTGGAGGACGAGAACGTCGTCCTGCGCTCGGACGTCGTCGCGCAGATCCACCGGCTCGACGGCCTCGGCGTCCTGCACTCGGTCGCCAGCCGCAACGATCCCGAGACCGCGCTGGCCAAGCTGAAGGCGTTCGGGCTCCAGGACATGTTCCTGCACCCGCAGATCGGCTGGGGCGCGAAGTCCGAGTCGGTGGCCTACATCGCCAAGGCGCTCAACCTGGGCCTGGACGCCTTCGCGTTCGTCGACGACCAGGAGTTCGAGCTCGCCGAGGTCGGGCACGCGCACCCCGACGTGCTCTGCGTGGACGTCGCCGACCTGGCCGAGCAGCTGGCCCGGCCGGAGTTCCACCCGCGCTTCGTCACCGACGAGTCGGCCCAGCGCCGCCTGATGTACCTGGCGCAGGCCACCCGCGACGATATCGAGCGCGACTTCAGCGGCACCAACGACGAGTTCCTGGCGAGCCTGGACATGACCTTCGTCATCGCCCCGGCCCGCACCGAGGACCTGCAGCGCGCCGAGGAACTGACGATCCGCACCAACCAGCTCAACTCCACCGGCCGCACCTACTCCTACGACGAGCTCGACGAGCTGCGCGAGTCCAAGAACCACCTGCTGCTCGTGGCCTCGCTGGAGGACAAGTTCGGCACCTACGGCAAGGTCGGCCTGACCCTGGTGGAGAAAGGCGACGACGGCGTCTGGAAGCTGCTGATGCTGCTCATGTCCTGCCGGGTGATGTCCCGCGGCGTCGGCTCGGTGCTGCTGAACCACGTCATGGGGCAGGCGTTCGAGGCCGGCGCGGAGCTGCACGCCGACTTCGTCGAGACCGGCCGGAACCGGATGATGCAGATCACCTACGCCTTCGCCGGCTTCACCGAGATCAGCCGCGAGGGCACGCTCGCGGTGCTCAAGGCCGACATGGCGCGGCTCCAGCCGCCGGCTCCGTACGTGAAGCTGGTGACCGTCGACGAGGACGGGACCGAGCACGTCTTCGGCCCCGGCGCCGCGGACCGGGCATGA
- a CDS encoding pyridoxal-dependent decarboxylase, exosortase A system-associated → MTLTEDLAARFGRHDGGLAVGGVPVRRLAARVVTTPFFAYDRALLSERVAGVRRALPDGIHLSYAVKANPMPALLHHMSTLVDGFDVASGLELRAALDTSVGPAKVSFAGPGKTTGELRQAVAAGVTVELESELELARVRAAAAELGVTARVAVRVNPDFAVRGSGMRLGGGPQQFGVDAERVPDLLGLMGGGDLEFEGFHVFAGSQNLRAEEICEAQRRTVDLVLALAEHAPSPVRYVNVGGGFGIPYTARDAALDLAPIGENLAKLTDVVAAALPGARIAVELGRYLVGEAGVYVTRVLDRKESRGKVFLVVDGGMHHQLAASGNFGQTIRRNYPLAVADRIDEPAVGKVSVVGCLCTPLDLLGDDVELPAADVGDLIVLFQAGAYGLTASPSAFLSHPAPVEVLV, encoded by the coding sequence ATGACCTTGACCGAAGACCTCGCCGCCCGGTTCGGCCGGCACGACGGCGGGCTGGCCGTCGGCGGCGTCCCGGTGCGGCGGCTGGCCGCCCGCGTCGTGACGACCCCGTTCTTCGCCTATGACCGCGCCCTGCTCTCCGAACGGGTCGCCGGGGTCCGGCGCGCGCTGCCGGACGGGATCCACCTGAGCTACGCCGTGAAGGCCAACCCGATGCCGGCGCTGCTGCACCACATGAGCACCCTGGTCGACGGCTTCGACGTGGCCTCCGGTCTGGAGCTGCGCGCCGCCCTGGACACCTCGGTCGGCCCGGCCAAGGTGAGCTTCGCCGGCCCCGGCAAGACCACCGGCGAACTGCGCCAGGCCGTGGCCGCCGGGGTGACCGTGGAGCTGGAGTCAGAGCTCGAACTCGCCCGGGTGCGCGCGGCCGCCGCCGAGCTCGGTGTCACGGCCCGGGTCGCGGTCCGGGTGAACCCGGACTTCGCCGTGCGCGGCTCCGGCATGCGCCTGGGCGGCGGCCCGCAGCAGTTCGGTGTGGACGCCGAGCGCGTCCCGGACCTGCTGGGCCTGATGGGCGGCGGGGACTTGGAGTTCGAGGGCTTCCACGTCTTCGCCGGCTCGCAGAACCTGCGCGCCGAGGAGATCTGCGAGGCGCAGCGCCGCACCGTCGATCTGGTCCTCGCCCTGGCCGAGCACGCACCCTCCCCGGTGCGCTATGTCAACGTCGGCGGCGGCTTCGGCATCCCCTACACCGCGCGCGACGCCGCGCTGGACCTGGCGCCGATCGGGGAGAACCTGGCGAAGCTGACCGACGTGGTGGCCGCCGCGCTGCCCGGCGCCCGGATCGCGGTCGAGCTGGGCCGCTATCTGGTCGGCGAGGCCGGTGTCTACGTCACGAGGGTGCTGGACCGCAAGGAGTCGCGCGGCAAGGTGTTCCTGGTCGTGGACGGCGGCATGCACCACCAGCTGGCCGCCTCGGGGAACTTCGGGCAGACGATCCGGCGCAACTACCCGCTCGCGGTGGCGGACCGGATCGACGAGCCGGCTGTCGGCAAGGTCTCGGTGGTCGGCTGCCTGTGCACGCCGCTGGACCTGCTCGGCGACGACGTCGAGCTGCCAGCGGCGGATGTCGGGGATCTGATCGTGCTCTTCCAGGCCGGGGCCTACGGTCTGACGGCCAGTCCGAGCGCCTTCCTCAGCCACCCGGCGCCGGTGGAGGTGCTTGTCTAG
- a CDS encoding condensation domain-containing protein — translation MPNTVAPTPLSHGQLYSWREVESYPPPWRAEANLSATWDLRGLTPERLAAALRRLVELHEPLRTSYSVGPDGVPAQHVYSLDDDGPCGLDAATGLPRAIGTADRRITDFADPIRTTETLAGQAIPMTGGPCWRGSLVTTDGAPMFVSLAFSHLILDVWSMIELERRFRILAEDPEAGLDAGASQRDLSAAQHAEKWQTRQAAAEKYWRGVLAEAPARFRLRQALPTLTTGQTKPRVQAVLHSHRLTALAAEAARQHAVTVPAVLLAMVTAALAEHLGTEGTVISLMSNNRFAPDHRHVVGTLNQLIPISLPVDRAGTLAEHVKRTHWASAKAYRYSCYDVDRIAAQTEGSADGWYNRLFPAWFNYLPFDDRIADPAEYAPAELVWTEQPREYGQPFDVRVTAQDGRTSIQLRTDPEVVDAGALTGILRTIAFGVQRAVSAPESGLKELWTPADPDPALFPAV, via the coding sequence ATGCCGAACACCGTCGCGCCCACGCCGCTCAGCCACGGCCAGCTCTACAGCTGGCGCGAGGTGGAGTCCTACCCGCCGCCGTGGCGGGCCGAGGCGAACCTGTCGGCGACCTGGGATCTGCGGGGCCTGACACCGGAGCGGCTCGCGGCGGCCCTGCGCCGGCTGGTCGAGCTGCACGAGCCTTTGCGCACCAGCTACTCGGTCGGCCCGGACGGCGTCCCGGCGCAGCACGTGTACTCCCTGGACGACGACGGCCCCTGCGGCCTGGACGCGGCCACCGGGCTGCCACGCGCGATCGGGACCGCCGACCGGCGGATCACCGACTTCGCCGACCCGATCCGCACCACCGAGACCCTGGCCGGGCAGGCGATCCCGATGACCGGCGGCCCCTGCTGGCGCGGGTCGCTGGTGACCACCGACGGCGCCCCGATGTTCGTCTCGCTGGCGTTCTCGCACCTGATCCTGGACGTCTGGTCGATGATCGAGCTGGAACGGCGCTTCCGGATCCTGGCCGAGGACCCCGAGGCCGGTCTGGACGCCGGGGCGTCGCAACGGGATCTGTCAGCGGCTCAGCATGCTGAAAAATGGCAGACCAGGCAGGCGGCGGCGGAGAAGTACTGGCGCGGCGTGCTCGCCGAGGCGCCGGCCCGCTTCCGGCTCCGGCAGGCCCTGCCGACGCTGACCACCGGCCAGACCAAGCCGCGCGTGCAGGCCGTCCTGCACTCGCACCGGCTGACCGCACTGGCCGCCGAGGCGGCGCGGCAGCACGCGGTCACCGTGCCGGCCGTGCTGCTCGCGATGGTCACCGCGGCACTCGCGGAGCACCTCGGCACCGAGGGCACCGTCATCAGCCTGATGTCGAACAACCGGTTCGCACCGGACCACCGGCATGTGGTCGGCACGCTGAACCAGCTCATCCCGATCTCGCTGCCGGTGGACCGGGCCGGGACGCTGGCCGAGCACGTGAAGCGGACGCACTGGGCCAGCGCGAAGGCGTACCGGTACTCCTGTTACGACGTCGACCGGATCGCCGCGCAGACCGAGGGATCCGCTGACGGCTGGTACAACCGGCTGTTCCCGGCCTGGTTCAACTACCTGCCGTTCGACGACCGGATCGCCGATCCGGCGGAGTACGCCCCGGCCGAGCTGGTCTGGACGGAGCAGCCGCGCGAGTACGGTCAGCCGTTCGACGTGCGAGTCACGGCGCAGGACGGCCGCACCAGCATCCAGCTGCGCACCGACCCCGAGGTCGTGGACGCCGGAGCGCTGACTGGGATCCTGCGCACCATCGCGTTCGGCGTCCAGCGTGCGGTGTCGGCGCCGGAGAGCGGACTCAAGGAGCTGTGGACGCCCGCTGACCCCGACCCGGCGCTGTTTCCCGCTGTCTAA
- a CDS encoding acyl-CoA dehydrogenase family protein: protein MTVADLERAALGTPDRDSARAFVDRWIVPCANDWDRDGRIPEELLERLAAEGLWAPFLPAEFGGAGLDMVTLGAIHEEVGRGCSSVRSLLTVHTMASWAVHRWGTPEQRERWLPGMSRGAVLGAFCLSEPGAGSDTAGITTTAVPHRGGWRISGVKRWITNGQRADLLLVFARVGTGIAAFLVPHDTPGVSVLPIDGMLGTRASMIAEISFQDVELGPDALLGPSGFTAGMVLTGTLDLGRYSVATGSVGIIQACVDACAGYAAKRKVNGAPISELPQIRAKLSDMVTDARAARLLCQEAGRLKDAGEPSTIMATWIAKYFASTAAARHATQAVQVHGANGCSPDYPVERFYRDAKVMEIIEGSTEVQQLTIAGEAFRGGAL from the coding sequence ATGACCGTCGCCGATCTCGAACGCGCCGCGCTCGGGACGCCCGACCGGGACTCGGCGCGGGCGTTCGTGGACAGGTGGATCGTGCCGTGCGCCAACGACTGGGACCGGGACGGCCGCATCCCGGAGGAACTGCTGGAGCGCCTGGCCGCCGAAGGGCTGTGGGCCCCGTTCCTGCCCGCCGAGTTCGGCGGCGCCGGCCTGGACATGGTCACGCTCGGCGCGATCCACGAGGAGGTCGGCCGCGGCTGCTCCTCGGTGCGCAGCCTGCTGACGGTGCACACCATGGCCTCCTGGGCCGTGCACCGCTGGGGCACCCCCGAGCAGCGTGAGCGCTGGCTGCCGGGGATGAGCCGCGGCGCGGTGCTCGGCGCGTTCTGCCTGTCCGAGCCCGGCGCCGGCAGCGACACCGCCGGCATCACCACCACCGCGGTCCCGCACCGCGGCGGCTGGCGGATCTCCGGGGTGAAGCGCTGGATCACCAACGGGCAGCGGGCCGACCTGCTGCTGGTGTTCGCCCGCGTCGGCACCGGCATCGCGGCGTTCCTGGTGCCGCACGACACCCCGGGCGTCAGCGTGCTGCCGATCGACGGCATGCTCGGCACCCGGGCCTCGATGATCGCCGAGATCTCCTTCCAGGACGTCGAACTCGGCCCGGACGCCCTGCTCGGGCCCAGCGGCTTCACCGCCGGCATGGTGCTCACCGGCACCCTGGACCTGGGCCGCTACAGCGTGGCGACCGGCTCGGTGGGCATCATCCAGGCCTGCGTCGACGCCTGCGCCGGCTACGCCGCCAAGCGCAAGGTGAACGGCGCGCCGATCAGCGAGCTGCCGCAGATCCGCGCCAAGCTCTCCGACATGGTCACCGACGCCCGCGCGGCGCGGCTGCTGTGCCAGGAGGCCGGGCGCCTGAAGGACGCCGGCGAGCCGTCGACCATCATGGCCACCTGGATCGCGAAGTACTTCGCCTCCACCGCCGCGGCCCGCCACGCCACCCAGGCGGTGCAGGTCCACGGCGCCAACGGGTGCAGCCCCGACTACCCGGTCGAGCGCTTCTACCGCGACGCCAAGGTCATGGAGATCATCGAGGGCTCCACCGAGGTCCAGCAGCTCACCATCGCCGGTGAGGCGTTCCGAGGAGGGGCGTTGTGA